Proteins encoded by one window of Panicum virgatum strain AP13 chromosome 7N, P.virgatum_v5, whole genome shotgun sequence:
- the LOC120680697 gene encoding branched-chain-amino-acid aminotransferase 5, chloroplastic-like isoform X1, with translation MATSRRLGGVDPFRRSSLPLPQTPSPRARARASFTNQEASQPTPRSPTRRSPPRLQTELRTSAARGFSSPASGRGTVPSPRFLSGLVWSRSTQCTASSLGGPVARRRSRFSTLMMTAYTTGTPDLVDFNWDALGFQLVPTDFMYLMRCSSDGVFTKGELVPYGPIERNPAAAVLNYGQGLLEGLRAHRKEDGSILLFRPHENALRMRTGADRLCMPAPSVEQFLEAVKLTVLANKRWVPPTGKGSLYIRPQLIGSGAILGVAPAPQYTFIVFVCPVGHYFKDGLSLISLLTEEEYHRAAPGGTGDIKTIGNFASVVSAQRRAKEKGHSDVLYLDPIHNKFVEEVSSCNIFMVKDNVISTPLLTGTILPGITRKSVMGIAQNLGFQVEECNITIDELLGADEVFCTRTAVVLSPVGSITYRQRNWCAWRLQAAARGNMRPDVVRGRRAQPFLLLPPSTKHILLQI, from the exons ATGGCAACGagccggcggctcggcggcgtcgaCCCGTTCCGGCGATCGAGTCTTCCCCTGCCGCAGacgccctcgccgcgcgcgcgcgcgcgcgcctcctTCACCAACCAGGAAGCCAGCCAACCTACTCCCCGGTCGCCGACTCGCCGGTCTCCACCCAGACTACAAACGGAGCTCCGCACGAGCGCGGCCCGCGGCTTTTCGTCCCCCGCTTCCGGCCGCGGCACGGTGCCATCCCCACGCTTCCTCTCCGGTCTC GTTTGGAGCCGATCGACACAGTGTACTGCTTCCTCCCTAGGAGGGCCCGTTGCTAGGAGGAGGAGCCGGTTTTCTACTCTGATGATGACTGCGTACAC CACAGGGACCCCGGATCTAGTTGACTTCAATTGggatgctcttgggtttcaacTGGTCCCTACAGACTTCATGTATTTAATGAGGTGTTCTTCAGATGGGGTGTTCACAAAGGGTGAATTGGTACCATATGGGCCAATTGAGCGGAACCCAGCAGCTGCAGTGTTGAATTATGGTCAG GGATTGCTTGAAGGTCTAAGAGCTCATAGAAAAGAGGATGGATCAATCCTTCTTTTTCGCCCACATGAAAATGCATTGCGGATGAGAACTGGTGCAGATCGGTTATGCATGCCTGCACCAAGCGTAGAGCAATTCCTAGAAGCTGTCAAGCTAACTGTTCTGGCAAACAAACGCTGG GTACCTCCTACTGGTAAAGGTTCTTTGTATATCAGACCACAGCTAATTGGAAGTGGGGCTATCCTTGGTGTAGCACCTGCTCCACAGTATACATTTATTGTGTTTGTTTGCCCAGTTGGGCATTATTTCAAG GATGGTTTATCTCTAATCAGCTTGTTAACCGAGGAAGAATACCACCGTGCTGCACCTGGTGGAACCGGTGATATAAAGACTATTGGGAATTTTGCTTCG GTTGTTAGTGCTCAGAGAAGAGCCAAGGAGAAAGGCCATTCCGACGTTCTATACTTGGACCCTATCCATAACAAGTTTGTGGAGGAAGTTTCTTCTTGCAATATATTCATGGTGAAG GATAATGTTATTTCTACTCCACTGTTAACGGGAACAATTCTTCCCGGAATCACAAGAAAAAGTGTAATGGGAATTGCTCAAAACCTTGGATTTCAG GTTGAAGAGTGTAATATTACAATCGATGAGCTGCTCGGGGCAGATGAAGTTTTCTGTACTAGAACTGCTGTTGTACTGTCACCTGTCGGTAGCATCACTTACCGTCAAAGAAA TTGGTGCGCGTGGCGACTGCAGGCAGCGGCGAGAGGGAACATGCGACCTGACGTGGTACGTGGACGGCGTGCCCAGCCATTCCTCTTACTTCCTCCGTCCACAAAACATATTCTATTACAAATTTAA
- the LOC120680697 gene encoding branched-chain-amino-acid aminotransferase 5, chloroplastic-like isoform X3, with product MATSRRLGGVDPFRRSSLPLPQTPSPRARARASFTNQEASQPTPRSPTRRSPPRLQTELRTSAARGFSSPASGRGTVPSPRFLSGLVWSRSTQCTASSLGGPVARRRSRFSTLMMTAYTTGTPDLVDFNWDALGFQLVPTDFMYLMRCSSDGVFTKGELVPYGPIERNPAAAVLNYGQGLLEGLRAHRKEDGSILLFRPHENALRMRTGADRLCMPAPSVEQFLEAVKLTVLANKRWVPPTGKGSLYIRPQLIGSGAILGVAPAPQYTFIVFVCPVGHYFKDGLSLISLLTEEEYHRAAPGGTGDIKTIGNFASVVSAQRRAKEKGHSDVLYLDPIHNKFVEEVSSCNIFMVKDNVISTPLLTGTILPGITRKSVMGIAQNLGFQVEECNITIDELLGADEVFCTRTAVVLSPVGSITYRQRNWTDCWEGYISSGPCLVTFGQVTTGQTWEHVAK from the exons ATGGCAACGagccggcggctcggcggcgtcgaCCCGTTCCGGCGATCGAGTCTTCCCCTGCCGCAGacgccctcgccgcgcgcgcgcgcgcgcgcctcctTCACCAACCAGGAAGCCAGCCAACCTACTCCCCGGTCGCCGACTCGCCGGTCTCCACCCAGACTACAAACGGAGCTCCGCACGAGCGCGGCCCGCGGCTTTTCGTCCCCCGCTTCCGGCCGCGGCACGGTGCCATCCCCACGCTTCCTCTCCGGTCTC GTTTGGAGCCGATCGACACAGTGTACTGCTTCCTCCCTAGGAGGGCCCGTTGCTAGGAGGAGGAGCCGGTTTTCTACTCTGATGATGACTGCGTACAC CACAGGGACCCCGGATCTAGTTGACTTCAATTGggatgctcttgggtttcaacTGGTCCCTACAGACTTCATGTATTTAATGAGGTGTTCTTCAGATGGGGTGTTCACAAAGGGTGAATTGGTACCATATGGGCCAATTGAGCGGAACCCAGCAGCTGCAGTGTTGAATTATGGTCAG GGATTGCTTGAAGGTCTAAGAGCTCATAGAAAAGAGGATGGATCAATCCTTCTTTTTCGCCCACATGAAAATGCATTGCGGATGAGAACTGGTGCAGATCGGTTATGCATGCCTGCACCAAGCGTAGAGCAATTCCTAGAAGCTGTCAAGCTAACTGTTCTGGCAAACAAACGCTGG GTACCTCCTACTGGTAAAGGTTCTTTGTATATCAGACCACAGCTAATTGGAAGTGGGGCTATCCTTGGTGTAGCACCTGCTCCACAGTATACATTTATTGTGTTTGTTTGCCCAGTTGGGCATTATTTCAAG GATGGTTTATCTCTAATCAGCTTGTTAACCGAGGAAGAATACCACCGTGCTGCACCTGGTGGAACCGGTGATATAAAGACTATTGGGAATTTTGCTTCG GTTGTTAGTGCTCAGAGAAGAGCCAAGGAGAAAGGCCATTCCGACGTTCTATACTTGGACCCTATCCATAACAAGTTTGTGGAGGAAGTTTCTTCTTGCAATATATTCATGGTGAAG GATAATGTTATTTCTACTCCACTGTTAACGGGAACAATTCTTCCCGGAATCACAAGAAAAAGTGTAATGGGAATTGCTCAAAACCTTGGATTTCAG GTTGAAGAGTGTAATATTACAATCGATGAGCTGCTCGGGGCAGATGAAGTTTTCTGTACTAGAACTGCTGTTGTACTGTCACCTGTCGGTAGCATCACTTACCGTCAAAGAAA TTGGACAGACTGCTGGGAAGGTTACATTTCCTCAGGACCGTGCCTGGTTACATTTGGTCAGGTGACGACAGGGCAGACATGGGAGCATGTTGCCAAATAA
- the LOC120680697 gene encoding branched-chain-amino-acid aminotransferase 5, chloroplastic-like isoform X2 translates to MATSRRLGGVDPFRRSSLPLPQTPSPRARARASFTNQEASQPTPRSPTRRSPPRLQTELRTSAARGFSSPASGRGTVPSPRFLSGLVWSRSTQCTASSLGGPVARRRSRFSTLMMTAYTTGTPDLVDFNWDALGFQLVPTDFMYLMRCSSDGVFTKGELVPYGPIERNPAAAVLNYGQGLLEGLRAHRKEDGSILLFRPHENALRMRTGADRLCMPAPSVEQFLEAVKLTVLANKRWVPPTGKGSLYIRPQLIGSGAILGVAPAPQYTFIVFVCPVGHYFKDGLSLISLLTEEEYHRAAPGGTGDIKTIGNFASVVSAQRRAKEKGHSDVLYLDPIHNKFVEEVSSCNIFMVKDNVISTPLLTGTILPGITRKSVMGIAQNLGFQVEECNITIDELLGADEVFCTRTAVVLSPVGSITYRQRKVEYGKSQEAGVVSQQLYAAFTAIQKGLVEDSMGWTLKLN, encoded by the exons ATGGCAACGagccggcggctcggcggcgtcgaCCCGTTCCGGCGATCGAGTCTTCCCCTGCCGCAGacgccctcgccgcgcgcgcgcgcgcgcgcctcctTCACCAACCAGGAAGCCAGCCAACCTACTCCCCGGTCGCCGACTCGCCGGTCTCCACCCAGACTACAAACGGAGCTCCGCACGAGCGCGGCCCGCGGCTTTTCGTCCCCCGCTTCCGGCCGCGGCACGGTGCCATCCCCACGCTTCCTCTCCGGTCTC GTTTGGAGCCGATCGACACAGTGTACTGCTTCCTCCCTAGGAGGGCCCGTTGCTAGGAGGAGGAGCCGGTTTTCTACTCTGATGATGACTGCGTACAC CACAGGGACCCCGGATCTAGTTGACTTCAATTGggatgctcttgggtttcaacTGGTCCCTACAGACTTCATGTATTTAATGAGGTGTTCTTCAGATGGGGTGTTCACAAAGGGTGAATTGGTACCATATGGGCCAATTGAGCGGAACCCAGCAGCTGCAGTGTTGAATTATGGTCAG GGATTGCTTGAAGGTCTAAGAGCTCATAGAAAAGAGGATGGATCAATCCTTCTTTTTCGCCCACATGAAAATGCATTGCGGATGAGAACTGGTGCAGATCGGTTATGCATGCCTGCACCAAGCGTAGAGCAATTCCTAGAAGCTGTCAAGCTAACTGTTCTGGCAAACAAACGCTGG GTACCTCCTACTGGTAAAGGTTCTTTGTATATCAGACCACAGCTAATTGGAAGTGGGGCTATCCTTGGTGTAGCACCTGCTCCACAGTATACATTTATTGTGTTTGTTTGCCCAGTTGGGCATTATTTCAAG GATGGTTTATCTCTAATCAGCTTGTTAACCGAGGAAGAATACCACCGTGCTGCACCTGGTGGAACCGGTGATATAAAGACTATTGGGAATTTTGCTTCG GTTGTTAGTGCTCAGAGAAGAGCCAAGGAGAAAGGCCATTCCGACGTTCTATACTTGGACCCTATCCATAACAAGTTTGTGGAGGAAGTTTCTTCTTGCAATATATTCATGGTGAAG GATAATGTTATTTCTACTCCACTGTTAACGGGAACAATTCTTCCCGGAATCACAAGAAAAAGTGTAATGGGAATTGCTCAAAACCTTGGATTTCAG GTTGAAGAGTGTAATATTACAATCGATGAGCTGCTCGGGGCAGATGAAGTTTTCTGTACTAGAACTGCTGTTGTACTGTCACCTGTCGGTAGCATCACTTACCGTCAAAGAAA AGTGGAGTATGGGAAGAGCCAAGAGGCCGGAGTGGTGTCTCAGCAACTCTATGCAGCATTCACAGCTATCCAGAAAGGCCTTGTGGAGGACAGCATGGGATGGACGTTGAAGCTAAATTAG